A single window of Leptolyngbya ohadii IS1 DNA harbors:
- the csaB gene encoding polysaccharide pyruvyl transferase CsaB has product MRAVLCGYYGMGNGGDEALLASLLQMLPAHVEPIVLSGSPAETKQQYGVEAVPRKSFPAVIQALQRSDAFIWGGGSLMQDSTSLLNPFYYGGLMLLAQRMGLRTIAWGQGVGPLKRSISRWLAQQTFRHCTAVSVRDSASASLVDSWRVPLTLAPDPVWALEGRSVPGLWDLPAPRVAVALRSHPELTPDRLNLIARALADFQKATQTCILLIPFQPVQDLAIAEAIQPQLPGVSRILALSDPQQLKALFHGVEMTIAMRLHALIMAAAAECRCYAISYDPKVSQLMRDFEMPGATLNALPTSAATLTHIWLELFANGDALNPGQIQATVDRALVHQEVLHSALAPIERL; this is encoded by the coding sequence ATGCGGGCAGTGCTGTGCGGATACTACGGGATGGGAAATGGCGGCGATGAGGCGCTGCTGGCGAGCTTACTGCAAATGCTGCCTGCCCACGTAGAACCGATCGTCCTCTCTGGTAGTCCAGCGGAAACAAAGCAACAGTATGGCGTTGAGGCGGTGCCGCGTAAGTCTTTCCCTGCGGTGATCCAGGCATTGCAGCGATCGGATGCGTTTATTTGGGGAGGGGGTAGCCTGATGCAGGACAGTACCAGCCTCCTGAATCCTTTTTATTACGGCGGTTTAATGCTGCTGGCACAGCGAATGGGACTCCGCACGATCGCCTGGGGACAGGGTGTGGGTCCCCTTAAACGATCGATCTCGCGCTGGCTGGCACAGCAGACCTTTCGGCACTGTACGGCAGTTAGCGTTCGGGATAGTGCTTCGGCGTCGCTGGTGGACTCCTGGCGAGTTCCCCTGACCCTGGCACCCGATCCGGTCTGGGCACTGGAGGGGCGATCGGTTCCGGGACTGTGGGATTTGCCTGCACCGAGGGTTGCCGTTGCCCTACGTTCCCATCCTGAGCTAACGCCCGATCGCCTGAATTTGATAGCTCGTGCCCTGGCGGATTTCCAGAAAGCCACCCAGACCTGTATTCTGCTGATTCCGTTTCAGCCTGTTCAGGATCTTGCCATTGCAGAGGCAATTCAACCCCAGCTTCCCGGCGTTAGCCGTATTCTCGCGCTGAGCGATCCCCAGCAGTTGAAGGCACTATTTCACGGCGTAGAAATGACGATCGCCATGCGGCTCCATGCCCTGATTATGGCGGCGGCGGCGGAATGTCGCTGTTATGCCATCAGCTATGACCCCAAGGTAAGCCAGCTCATGCGGGACTTTGAGATGCCCGGTGCTACCCTCAATGCGCTGCCCACAAGTGCCGCAACCCTGACCCATATTTGGCTGGAACTGTTTGCCAATGGGGATGCCCTCAACCCAGGACAGATTCAGGCAACGGTCGATCGCGCCCTGGTACATCAGGAGGTCTTGCACTCGGCTTTAGCGCCCATTGAGCGGCTTTAG
- a CDS encoding CAP domain-containing protein, with protein sequence MQSRNFRVADRARLLTNGESSTGRLNSNVRERFYKIQLQQRSSLNLSLSGLQANANLELLDRQGKLLSRSNQPGRTNETLSYSGEPGTYYVRVSRQQGKTRYQLRVNQEAAQPKGMVIPLAIPAAPDPIVQSVLDLTNQYRAQARLAPLSWNPVLTATALAHSQDMAFNDYFSHRGSDGSSLFDRLRVGGYRYDSAGENIAAGYATAEGVMAAWMNSPGHRANILDPDLKELGVGFFLLDQDPGTVQARYYWTQNFGTPG encoded by the coding sequence ATGCAATCGAGAAACTTTAGAGTCGCTGACCGTGCCAGACTTCTTACTAATGGGGAAAGCAGTACAGGACGGCTGAATTCTAATGTCCGAGAGCGGTTCTACAAAATTCAGCTACAGCAGCGCAGTTCGCTGAACCTCTCCCTGTCTGGACTTCAGGCAAATGCAAACCTCGAATTGCTGGATCGGCAGGGTAAATTATTAAGCCGATCGAACCAGCCCGGACGCACCAATGAAACCCTCAGCTACAGCGGAGAGCCTGGAACTTACTATGTTCGAGTTTCGCGCCAGCAGGGAAAAACACGCTACCAGCTTCGTGTGAACCAGGAAGCCGCTCAGCCGAAAGGAATGGTGATTCCGCTGGCAATTCCCGCCGCCCCAGACCCGATCGTCCAGTCCGTTTTAGATCTCACCAATCAATACCGGGCACAGGCAAGGTTAGCACCCCTCAGCTGGAATCCGGTTTTGACCGCAACCGCCCTTGCCCACAGCCAGGATATGGCATTCAACGACTACTTCAGCCACAGGGGTTCCGATGGCTCGTCGTTATTCGATCGATTACGGGTAGGCGGGTACCGCTATGACAGCGCAGGCGAAAATATTGCTGCCGGATATGCCACGGCTGAAGGGGTGATGGCGGCATGGATGAATAGTCCAGGGCACCGGGCGAACATCCTCGATCCGGATCTGAAGGAGCTGGGCGTTGGGTTCTTCCTTCTGGATCAAGATCCAGGAACAGTCCAGGCACGATACTACTGGACGCAAAACTTTGGTACGCCTGGGTAA
- the leuB gene encoding 3-isopropylmalate dehydrogenase produces MTKQYRITLLPGDGIGPEIMTVAVSVLKRVGELTRLQFAFKEALVGGAAIDATGNPLPEETLAVCKDSDAVLLAAIGGYKWDTLPNAQRPERGLLNLRAGLELFANLRPATILPQLIDASSLKREVVEGVDIMVVRELTGGIYFGQPRGIFTSETGERRGVNTMVYSESEIDRIGRVAFETAQKRQGRLCSVDKSNVLEVSQLWRERMTQLGGEYPDVELSHLYVDNAAMQLVRSPKQFDTIVTGNLFGDILSDAAAMLTGSIGMLPSASLGASGPGLFEPVHGSAPDIAGQDKANPIAQVLSAAMMLRYGLNEPEAADRIEQAVQKVLDAGYRTGDIMSEGMKPVGCQAMGEALLAALG; encoded by the coding sequence ATGACGAAGCAATATCGAATTACACTCCTGCCGGGCGATGGCATTGGTCCCGAAATTATGACGGTTGCCGTATCGGTGCTGAAGCGGGTGGGGGAACTGACTAGACTTCAGTTTGCGTTTAAAGAAGCACTGGTGGGAGGAGCAGCGATCGATGCAACGGGCAATCCTTTGCCGGAGGAAACCCTGGCAGTTTGTAAGGATAGTGATGCTGTACTGCTGGCGGCGATCGGCGGCTACAAGTGGGATACGCTCCCCAATGCCCAGCGACCAGAGCGAGGCTTGCTGAATCTGCGGGCAGGTCTGGAACTGTTTGCGAATCTGCGTCCGGCGACGATTTTGCCCCAGCTCATTGATGCCTCATCCCTCAAGCGGGAAGTTGTGGAAGGGGTAGATATTATGGTGGTGCGTGAGCTGACGGGCGGCATTTATTTTGGGCAACCCAGAGGTATCTTTACCTCAGAAACCGGAGAGCGGCGCGGCGTCAATACAATGGTCTACTCCGAGTCGGAAATCGATCGGATTGGGCGAGTGGCATTTGAGACGGCTCAGAAGCGGCAGGGACGGCTCTGTTCGGTAGATAAATCGAATGTGCTGGAAGTCTCCCAGCTCTGGCGCGAGCGCATGACCCAGCTTGGAGGGGAATATCCCGACGTGGAGCTGTCCCATCTGTACGTGGATAACGCCGCCATGCAGCTCGTTCGCAGTCCCAAGCAGTTTGACACGATCGTTACCGGAAACCTGTTTGGCGACATCCTTTCCGATGCGGCAGCAATGCTCACCGGAAGTATTGGAATGCTGCCCTCTGCCAGTCTGGGCGCGTCAGGTCCGGGCTTGTTTGAACCCGTGCATGGCTCTGCCCCCGACATTGCCGGACAGGATAAGGCAAACCCGATCGCCCAGGTACTCAGTGCGGCGATGATGCTCCGCTATGGCTTAAATGAACCGGAAGCCGCCGATCGGATCGAACAGGCTGTGCAGAAGGTGCTGGATGCGGGCTATCGCACGGGAGACATTATGTCGGAGGGAATGAAGCCAGTCGGCTGTCAGGCAATGGGTGAGGCATTACTGGCAGCGCTTGGTTAG
- a CDS encoding threo-3-hydroxy-L-aspartate ammonia-lyase — MTLSPAETATPEAETSYAAIEQAALRLNGHAHLTPVMTSRTVNDRTGAEVFFKCENFQRTGSFKFRGAYSALSKLTPEQRQQGVLTFSSGNHAQAIALAGKLLNIPTAIVMPQDAPAVKQAATSGYGAEVILYDRASTKREELCQQIAEERGAVIIPPYDHPDVIAGQGTAAKELIEQVGSLDVLLVCCGGGGLLSGCAIAAHALSPHCRVIGVEPAAGDDATRSFYSRTLQTVHNPNTIADGARTPFLGKYTFPLVLHHVQDMVTVTDEALLRSMAFLWERLKIVVEPTGALAATALLEGIIKASGNRVGVIISGGNVDLTKMASLLAIAP; from the coding sequence ATGACGCTTTCGCCCGCCGAGACTGCGACTCCTGAGGCAGAGACTTCCTATGCGGCGATCGAGCAAGCTGCCCTTCGTCTGAACGGTCACGCGCACCTGACCCCAGTGATGACCTCTCGGACGGTGAACGATCGGACTGGCGCAGAGGTCTTTTTCAAGTGCGAAAACTTTCAGCGCACCGGATCGTTTAAGTTTCGTGGCGCGTATAGTGCCCTGTCTAAATTAACGCCAGAGCAGCGACAGCAGGGCGTTCTTACCTTCTCATCCGGCAACCATGCCCAGGCAATTGCTTTGGCGGGAAAGCTGTTGAACATTCCCACAGCGATCGTGATGCCCCAGGATGCCCCTGCGGTAAAACAGGCAGCGACCAGCGGCTACGGAGCAGAAGTTATTTTGTACGATCGTGCTTCGACAAAACGGGAAGAACTCTGTCAGCAGATTGCCGAGGAGCGGGGTGCCGTGATTATTCCCCCCTATGATCATCCCGATGTGATTGCCGGACAGGGAACTGCCGCAAAAGAACTGATCGAGCAGGTCGGAAGCCTGGATGTGCTGTTAGTCTGCTGTGGAGGCGGAGGTTTACTCTCTGGCTGTGCGATCGCCGCCCATGCCCTTTCACCCCACTGTCGGGTGATTGGCGTTGAGCCTGCCGCCGGGGACGATGCCACCCGATCGTTCTACAGCCGTACCCTGCAAACCGTCCACAACCCCAATACGATCGCCGACGGTGCCAGAACCCCCTTCCTGGGAAAATACACCTTCCCCCTGGTACTGCACCATGTTCAGGACATGGTCACTGTAACCGACGAAGCTTTGCTGCGATCGATGGCATTCCTCTGGGAGCGATTAAAAATCGTCGTAGAACCCACTGGCGCACTGGCAGCAACCGCCCTCCTGGAAGGCATCATCAAAGCCTCTGGAAACCGGGTAGGAGTCATCATCAGCGGCGGCAACGTAGACCTGACCAAAATGGCATCCTTACTAGCAATAGCTCCCTAA
- a CDS encoding gluconeogenesis factor YvcK family protein, with translation MSMAFIKQALLVLKQESRYRTPSRVGQWFKWLAPGLFVKRWLLISASGLAFVLLGLAIWSNLTPVYYLIELTRDGLRLITTLVPNYISGPLVIIGGVLLVLWGQSRSFNAITEVLMPEGNEELVDRLMNHRRLNRGPKIVVVGGGTGLSTLLRGLKTYSANITAIVTVADDGGSSGRLRREIGVLPPGDIRNCLAALADEEKLLTELFQYRFQAGDGLVGHSFGNLFLTAMSEVTGGNLERAIEAISQVLAVRGQVLPATLTDMRLWAELADGRRIEGESNITEAGGKILRIGCTPVNPPALPRAIQAIEEADYIIIGPGSLYTSIAPNLLVPEIAEAIACSKALRIYVCNIMTQPGETDGFTVSDHVRVLDRVAGAPLFDAVLVQKQSPSASSLINYAQENSHPVYFDREAVGLLGRRAIVANIMQEDEQKGLVRHDPDRLARILLRWYSRVRG, from the coding sequence ATGTCAATGGCTTTTATTAAACAGGCATTGCTGGTTCTGAAGCAGGAGTCCCGCTACCGAACACCCAGTCGAGTGGGTCAATGGTTTAAGTGGCTTGCCCCCGGTTTGTTTGTCAAGCGGTGGCTGCTGATTAGCGCTAGCGGTCTGGCATTTGTGCTGCTGGGGCTGGCAATCTGGTCGAACCTGACTCCGGTTTACTACCTGATTGAGCTAACGCGGGACGGTCTGCGGCTAATCACTACCCTGGTGCCAAACTATATCAGCGGTCCCCTGGTGATTATTGGCGGTGTGCTGCTGGTGCTATGGGGACAGTCGCGCAGCTTCAACGCCATTACGGAAGTGCTGATGCCCGAAGGCAACGAAGAACTGGTCGATCGCCTGATGAACCATCGACGACTGAATCGCGGTCCCAAAATTGTAGTGGTGGGCGGCGGGACAGGCTTATCGACGCTTTTGCGAGGCTTAAAGACCTACAGCGCTAACATTACAGCGATCGTTACTGTGGCGGACGATGGTGGGTCTTCGGGCAGGCTGCGGCGAGAAATTGGCGTTTTGCCACCGGGGGATATTCGCAACTGTCTGGCAGCGCTGGCAGACGAGGAAAAACTGTTGACCGAACTGTTTCAGTATCGCTTTCAGGCGGGCGACGGTCTGGTAGGGCATAGCTTCGGCAATCTGTTCCTCACAGCGATGAGCGAAGTTACAGGCGGCAATCTGGAACGGGCGATCGAGGCGATTTCCCAGGTGCTTGCGGTACGAGGGCAGGTACTTCCGGCAACATTGACGGATATGCGGCTCTGGGCAGAACTGGCGGACGGACGCCGAATCGAGGGCGAATCAAACATCACGGAAGCCGGGGGAAAGATTCTTCGCATCGGCTGTACTCCCGTAAATCCACCCGCACTGCCGCGAGCAATCCAGGCAATAGAGGAAGCAGACTACATCATTATTGGTCCTGGTTCACTCTACACAAGCATTGCCCCTAACCTGCTGGTGCCCGAAATTGCCGAGGCGATCGCCTGCTCAAAAGCCCTGCGAATCTACGTTTGCAACATCATGACCCAGCCAGGGGAAACAGACGGCTTTACCGTATCGGATCATGTTCGCGTCCTCGATCGGGTAGCGGGTGCGCCCCTGTTTGATGCCGTCCTGGTGCAGAAACAGTCTCCTTCCGCCAGTTCGTTAATTAACTACGCCCAGGAAAACTCCCATCCGGTGTACTTCGATCGCGAAGCTGTAGGGCTACTGGGACGACGGGCGATCGTTGCGAACATTATGCAGGAGGACGAACAAAAGGGACTGGTGCGCCATGATCCCGATCGACTGGCGAGAATCCTGCTGCGGTGGTACAGCCGGGTGAGGGGGTAG
- a CDS encoding ABC transporter ATP-binding protein: MNTDIRPSCLPAAPCTMPEPLIELKGVTKAFGDQVVLDHIDLTVNRGEALAIIGPSGTGKSTILRVIAGLLLPDEGEIYVQGQRREGSVDDHPDPINIGMVFQNAALFDSLTVAENVGFSLYQHSRLSRKRILQLVEEKLDMVGLPGIGDRYPAELSGGMRKRVSFARAIMDNPDDPDSSPEVILYDEPTAGLDPIASTVIEDLIRELQQARGGCSTYIIITHQDSTIRRTADRIVFLYQGKIQWQGTPADIDTTNHPVARQFFSGSIEGPIQVVG, from the coding sequence ATGAACACAGATATCCGACCATCCTGTCTGCCCGCTGCGCCCTGTACCATGCCCGAACCGCTGATCGAACTAAAAGGAGTGACAAAAGCATTTGGCGATCAGGTCGTCCTGGATCACATCGACCTCACGGTGAATCGCGGCGAAGCACTGGCAATCATTGGTCCTTCGGGAACTGGAAAATCCACTATCCTGCGTGTCATTGCAGGCTTACTGCTGCCGGACGAGGGCGAAATTTATGTGCAGGGTCAGCGGCGGGAAGGTTCGGTGGACGATCATCCTGATCCGATCAATATCGGCATGGTGTTCCAGAATGCTGCTTTATTCGATTCACTGACGGTGGCAGAAAATGTTGGATTTTCGCTCTACCAGCATTCCCGACTCTCCCGGAAACGAATTCTCCAGCTGGTGGAAGAAAAGCTAGACATGGTGGGACTACCGGGAATTGGCGATCGCTATCCGGCAGAACTTTCCGGCGGGATGCGAAAGCGGGTTAGCTTTGCCAGAGCTATTATGGACAACCCCGATGATCCGGACTCCAGTCCTGAAGTGATTCTGTACGACGAACCGACTGCCGGACTCGACCCGATCGCCTCTACGGTCATCGAAGACCTGATTCGGGAACTTCAGCAGGCGCGGGGGGGATGCAGCACCTACATCATCATTACCCACCAGGACAGCACCATTCGTCGCACCGCCGATCGAATTGTGTTTTTGTATCAGGGCAAAATCCAGTGGCAGGGAACTCCAGCCGATATTGATACGACGAATCATCCCGTGGCGCGACAGTTTTTTAGCGGCAGTATTGAGGGACCGATTCAGGTGGTGGGGTGA
- a CDS encoding MlaD family protein encodes MRSRTVREGSVGLLILLGLGLLGALILWIRGFAPGRRSYVITAEFPTVSGIQEGAAVQYRGVRVGQTKAIRALANTVELDLEISPTSVIIPRNSLIAVYQTSFTGESVVEITPQQELPDVYASADPLGQDCNSQVIVCNGDKIQGEAGVSFNQLLDATTRFANTFSDPAFFDELRQLTRNTAQAATGVATLTQDVSNLSRTLERQVGAVTREAALSARSVGRAADQTALTAAQVSDLLNTNRASIVSTLNSISTTSTQIQSVLGQLSPALGGGDANLVQNLQTLSTNAAQASATLRNFTDSIGTTDNILLLQQTLDSARATFQNAQKITADLDELTGDPRFRENIRSLVNGLSGLVSSTEQLQQDAAIAQALTPMAAQVKQQEPVDRTPVETGTPKALEPDASRQKAEKSGDRPSPIDQ; translated from the coding sequence ATGCGATCGCGTACCGTTCGAGAGGGTTCTGTAGGTCTGCTTATCCTGCTGGGGCTGGGTCTCCTGGGGGCATTGATACTGTGGATTCGGGGATTTGCGCCCGGTCGTCGCAGCTATGTCATTACAGCGGAGTTTCCTACGGTATCGGGCATTCAAGAAGGTGCCGCAGTCCAGTATCGCGGGGTGCGAGTGGGGCAGACCAAAGCGATTCGTGCTCTTGCCAATACGGTCGAGCTGGATCTCGAAATTTCACCCACCTCGGTCATTATTCCTCGAAATTCCCTGATCGCAGTCTACCAAACCAGCTTCACGGGGGAAAGCGTTGTTGAAATCACGCCTCAGCAAGAATTACCCGATGTCTATGCCTCTGCCGACCCCCTGGGACAAGACTGCAACAGCCAGGTGATTGTCTGCAATGGCGATAAAATTCAGGGGGAAGCTGGAGTGAGCTTTAACCAGTTGCTCGACGCAACGACCCGCTTCGCGAATACCTTTTCTGACCCTGCATTCTTTGATGAACTGCGCCAGCTCACCCGCAATACTGCCCAGGCTGCGACCGGAGTGGCTACCCTGACCCAGGATGTCTCTAATCTTTCCCGCACGCTTGAACGTCAGGTGGGAGCTGTAACGCGAGAAGCTGCTCTCTCTGCCCGATCGGTTGGACGAGCTGCCGATCAAACGGCTTTAACTGCGGCTCAGGTGAGCGATCTGCTGAATACCAATCGAGCGTCGATCGTCTCAACGCTAAACAGCATCAGTACAACCAGCACCCAGATTCAGTCCGTTCTGGGTCAACTTTCTCCCGCTCTAGGCGGCGGCGATGCCAATCTAGTTCAAAACCTGCAAACCCTTTCAACAAATGCGGCACAGGCTTCTGCAACGCTGCGAAACTTCACAGATTCGATCGGCACAACGGACAATATTTTGCTGCTTCAGCAAACCCTCGACTCGGCACGCGCCACTTTCCAGAATGCTCAAAAAATTACCGCCGACCTGGACGAACTGACGGGCGATCCGCGCTTCCGAGAAAATATCCGCAGTCTGGTGAACGGTCTCAGCGGTCTGGTTTCCTCAACCGAGCAGCTTCAGCAGGATGCCGCGATCGCCCAAGCCCTTACCCCAATGGCAGCGCAGGTTAAACAGCAGGAACCCGTCGATCGAACTCCCGTCGAGACAGGCACCCCCAAGGCATTAGAACCCGATGCCTCCAGACAGAAAGCAGAGAAGTCGGGCGATCGTCCCAGTCCGATCGATCAGTGA
- a CDS encoding cation diffusion facilitator family transporter: MAPHHHTRDHAHSHTHSHAHSHTHSPIADNRPTVRKVLIITLLLNLFVMGLKTVVGFWTGSLSLLADAMHSFTDSANNILGLVTSQLSSPIPDRDHPYGHQKYEAIGALGIAAFLGIACFTILEGAVERLLHNESTVRISAPELWLLLLVLGVNIFVAFYERRVGQQVGSPILIADAQHTMSDIWVTITVLAGLLGIWIFGFQWLDVVLAFPVAILVFRSAWKVLRDNLPWLVDEMAIAPEAIHDVVMQVPGVLNCHSIASRGLLGRQVFIDMHLIVNAADVETAHKITEAVEARLEQHYHPVRVTIHVEPPSYQEEKISYETRH, translated from the coding sequence GTGGCACCCCACCATCACACCCGCGATCACGCTCATAGTCATACCCATAGTCATGCCCATAGTCATACTCACAGTCCAATTGCGGATAATCGACCGACCGTTCGGAAAGTTCTGATTATCACGCTGTTGCTCAACCTGTTTGTGATGGGGCTAAAAACGGTCGTGGGCTTCTGGACGGGTTCGCTGAGTTTGCTTGCCGATGCCATGCATAGCTTTACCGACAGCGCTAATAATATTCTTGGACTCGTGACCAGCCAGCTTTCCTCCCCCATCCCCGATCGCGACCATCCCTACGGACATCAAAAATATGAGGCGATCGGCGCATTGGGAATCGCAGCGTTTCTGGGAATTGCCTGCTTCACGATTCTGGAAGGTGCAGTCGAGCGGCTCCTTCACAATGAATCAACGGTTCGCATCTCAGCTCCCGAACTCTGGCTGCTGCTGCTCGTTTTGGGGGTTAACATTTTTGTGGCATTCTATGAGCGGCGCGTTGGGCAGCAGGTGGGCAGTCCGATCCTGATTGCCGATGCTCAGCACACCATGAGCGATATCTGGGTCACAATCACTGTTCTGGCAGGACTGCTGGGAATCTGGATTTTTGGCTTTCAGTGGCTTGATGTGGTGCTGGCGTTTCCCGTCGCAATTCTGGTATTTCGGAGCGCCTGGAAAGTTCTGCGCGACAATCTGCCCTGGCTGGTAGATGAGATGGCGATCGCTCCCGAAGCGATTCATGATGTGGTGATGCAGGTTCCCGGTGTGCTGAACTGCCACAGCATTGCATCAAGGGGACTGCTCGGTCGGCAGGTCTTTATCGATATGCACCTGATCGTAAACGCAGCGGATGTGGAAACAGCACACAAAATCACCGAGGCTGTTGAAGCCCGCCTAGAACAACACTATCATCCCGTTCGCGTCACCATTCACGTTGAGCCGCCCTCCTATCAGGAAGAGAAAATCAGCTACGAGACGCGGCATTAG
- a CDS encoding matrixin family metalloprotease yields MPSPTPAEIDRFLPAPQIHPLPASLSQRQTIAPGNDYFDRVQPTIAGYLVWSRFPVRVYIEPATQMQDRSQEWFTAVKDAIQDWNTYLPLTIVSSSDAADITIWRRNPPLKVDRSALQHDAQRQADRSSGGSRQAETRARSAETQFTLFVAREAFPPGDPTPGKPTLSHRMTIWLGMNQTQNYLRAAARHELGHALGIWGHSSNTADVMYFSQVRQPPPISDRDLNTLKRIYQQPTRLGWEIPQPSN; encoded by the coding sequence TTGCCCTCTCCGACTCCTGCCGAAATCGACCGATTTTTACCCGCGCCACAGATTCATCCATTGCCTGCATCACTATCACAGCGGCAGACGATCGCGCCGGGAAATGATTATTTTGATCGGGTGCAGCCGACGATCGCCGGATATTTAGTCTGGTCACGCTTTCCGGTGCGAGTTTATATCGAGCCAGCGACTCAGATGCAGGATCGCAGCCAGGAGTGGTTTACGGCGGTGAAAGACGCGATTCAGGACTGGAATACCTATTTACCGTTAACGATCGTCAGTTCGTCGGATGCTGCTGATATTACGATCTGGCGCAGAAATCCGCCTCTGAAAGTCGATCGCTCTGCGCTACAGCACGACGCTCAGCGGCAAGCCGATCGCAGTTCTGGAGGATCGCGTCAGGCTGAAACTCGTGCTCGTTCCGCCGAGACTCAATTTACGCTGTTTGTCGCTCGCGAAGCGTTTCCGCCAGGAGATCCAACGCCAGGGAAGCCAACACTGTCCCATCGGATGACGATTTGGCTGGGGATGAATCAGACTCAGAATTACCTACGGGCTGCTGCTCGACATGAATTAGGGCATGCGCTGGGCATTTGGGGACACAGTTCTAATACGGCGGACGTCATGTATTTTTCTCAGGTGCGTCAACCGCCGCCCATTTCCGATCGGGATTTGAATACCTTAAAACGCATTTATCAGCAGCCGACCCGTTTAGGATGGGAAATTCCGCAGCCCTCTAATTGA
- the secG gene encoding preprotein translocase subunit SecG, with protein sequence MITTIVQVLWTISAIGLIVLVLLHSPKGDGLGGLGGQAQLFTSTKSAEVTLNRVTWTLTALFLGLTIVLSAGWLPS encoded by the coding sequence ATGATTACGACAATTGTGCAAGTCCTGTGGACGATTTCTGCGATCGGTTTAATTGTGTTAGTCCTGCTGCACAGCCCCAAAGGAGATGGACTGGGTGGTTTGGGAGGTCAGGCACAGCTTTTTACCAGCACCAAGAGCGCAGAAGTGACCCTCAATCGTGTGACCTGGACGCTGACAGCGCTGTTTCTGGGGCTGACGATCGTTCTAAGTGCGGGCTGGTTGCCCAGTTAG